One window from the genome of Anolis sagrei isolate rAnoSag1 chromosome 4, rAnoSag1.mat, whole genome shotgun sequence encodes:
- the PRL gene encoding prolactin: MMTNMFLSRKCVTSSPICPNESDSCQVSLGDLFDRAVKLSHYIHSLSAEIFNEFDERYTQGRGFIAKAVNSCHTSSLTTPEDKEQAQQIHHEDLLNLVLSVLRSWNDPLLHLASEVRRIKEAPDTILWKAVEIEAQNKRLLEGMERIVGRVHPSDLGNEVYSQWPGLPSLQLADEDSRLFAFYNLLHCLRRDSNKIDNYLKLLKCRLIHDSNC; this comes from the exons ATGATGACTAACATGTTCTTGTCAAGGAAATGTGTAACTTCTTCACCTATCTGTCCCAATGAGTCTGATAGTTGCCAGGTGTCTCTTGGGGATCTTTTTGACCGTGCTGTCAAACTCTCACACTACATCCACTCCCTTTCTGCAGAAATATTTAATGAATTT GATGAACGTTACACTCAAGGCCGGGGTTTTATTGCAAAGGCCGTTAACAGCTGCCATACTTCTTCCCTCACCACTCCTGAAGACAAGGAGCAAGCCCAACAGATTCAT CACGAAGACTTGCTAAATCTAGTGTTGAGTGTACTCCGCTCCTGGAATGACCCTCTACTCCATCTGGCCTCTGAGGTACGAAGAATCAAGGAAGCTCCAGATACCATTCTCTGGAAGGCTGTGGAGATTGAGGCACAGAACAAACGGCTTCTGGAAGGAATGGAGAGAATAGTTGGACGA GTTCATCCAAGTGATTTGGGCAATGAAGTCTATTCTCAGTGGCCAGGGCTCCCATCTCTCCAGCTGGCTGATGAGGATTCTCGGCTCTTTGCTTTCTACAACCTGCTACATTGTTTGCGTAGGGACTCCAACAAAATTGACAACTACCTGAAACTCTTGAAATGCCgcctcatccatgatagcaattGTTGA